A genomic region of Natronoarchaeum mannanilyticum contains the following coding sequences:
- a CDS encoding acylphosphatase: MADRTRAHVFVSGRVQGVFYRANTRENARERGVDGWVKNLEDGRVEAVFEGPTEAVEAMVEWCHTGSPAADVEDVEVEYGDPQGEDEFSIRR, from the coding sequence ATGGCAGATCGCACGCGCGCACACGTGTTCGTCTCCGGTCGCGTCCAGGGCGTGTTCTACCGCGCCAACACCCGGGAGAACGCCCGCGAGCGAGGTGTCGACGGCTGGGTGAAGAATCTGGAGGACGGCCGCGTCGAGGCGGTCTTCGAGGGGCCGACCGAGGCCGTCGAGGCGATGGTCGAGTGGTGCCACACCGGCAGCCCCGCCGCCGACGTCGAGGACGTCGAGGTCGAGTACGGCGACCCGCAGGGCGAAGACGAGTTCTCCATCAGGCGGTAA